One part of the Epinephelus fuscoguttatus linkage group LG12, E.fuscoguttatus.final_Chr_v1 genome encodes these proteins:
- the sowahab gene encoding ankyrin repeat domain-containing protein SOWAHA — MALTQESVLCALIAEGGKVKKSDLVAKFKGLIDCDDPAEKQRNRELFKTFVNSLAVVKEIDGVRYVVVRKMYQHLLEGAQTEQSRVENTENKEIPQTGEQQRPPAQTEETDNAGGERSAVPEPDPEQASECGENPTDEISPIQQALQRCRSMDVRVKRTLNFEIKNQGTNEDTCIQSWAVNKPTSIQNKPFALPLRMPPTATKVEIHKLKVDPPESPKLDSFRNKRRPPAVETGGSISSPQLRRSVKSTKASEGPKETGVPSLVPLEQSEHEWLVKCAAGHWSQVYGLLLRDNQLAEKRDFMSGFTALHWAAKCGNSEMLVKIIDLSKQAGVDIDINAKTHGGYTPLHIAALHDQEYIMAMLVGEHGADISIRDNCGKRAYHYLHKGASATVREMLGEPKAKEAQDRALQEKDEMDLVPDLSKGLYSISRLFQPHVTGHKKKHKQRPAFYSLGDGPIEEQEDSSRHRVVSDVFM, encoded by the coding sequence ATGGCTTTGACGCAAGAATCCGTCCTGTGTGCGCTGATAGCGGAGGGAGGCAAAGTGAAGAAATCCGACTTAGTGGCGAAGTTCAAAGGTTTAATAGACTGCGACGATCCCGCAGAGAAGCAACGGAACAGGGAACTGTTCAAGACTTTTGTCAACAGTCTCGCCGTCGTCAAGGAAATCGACGGTGTCCGGTATGTTGTCGTCAGGAAAATGTATCAGCATTTACTGGAGGGTGCCCAGACTGAGCAGAGCCGTgtggaaaacactgaaaataaagagATCCCGCAGACAGGTGAGCAGCAGCGCCCACCTGCGCAGACTGAGGAGACTGATAACGCAGGAGGGGAAAGATCAGCTGTTCCTGAACCTGATCCAGAACAGGCAAGTGAATGTGGTGAAAATCCCACTGATGAAATTTCTCCCATTCAGCAGGCGTTGCAAAGGTGCAGATCCATGGATGTTAGAGTTAAAAGAACACTGAattttgagattaaaaatcagGGCACAAATGAAGATACTTGCATACAAAGCTGGGCCGTAAATAAGCCCACCAGCATCCAGAACAAACCCTTTGCCTTGCCTCTGAGGATGCCTCCCACCGCCACAAAGGTCGAGATCCACAAACTGAAGGTGGACCCTCCTGAAAGCCCAAAACTGGACTCTTTCAGAAACAAAAGAAGGCCCCCTGCAGTGGAGACAGGCGGCAGCATCAGCTCACCCCAGCTGAGAAGGTCAGTGAAGAGCACCAAGGCGTCAGAGGGGCCCAAAGAAACAGGAGTCCCCTCCTTGGTTCCCCTGGAGCAGTCAGAGCATGAATGGCTGGTGAAGTGCGCAGCCGGCCACTGGAGCCAAGTTTACGGCCTGCTGCTGAGAGACAACCAGCTGGCCGAGAAGAGGGACTTCATGTCAGGGTTCACCGCTCTGCACTGGGCAGCCAAATGTGGGAACAGCGAAATGCTTGTGAAGATTATCGACCTATCCAAGCAGGCCGGGGTTGACATTGAcattaatgcaaaaacacacGGCGGATACACTCCTTTGCACATTGCCGCCCTGCACGACCAGGAGTACATCATGGCCATGCTGGTGGGGGAGCACGGGGCCGATATAAGCATCAGGGACAACTGTGGGAAGAGGGCCTACCACTATCTGCACAAAGGCGCTTCTGCAACTGTGAGAGAGATGCTGGGTGAACCTAAAGCCAAGGAGGCCCAGGACAGGGCCCTGCAGGAGAAAGATGAGATGGACCTGGTCCCGGATCTCTCCAAGGGCCTGTATTCTATAAGTCGTCTCTTCCAGCCCCATGTGACGGGCCATAAGAAGAAGCACAAGCAGAGGCCGGCATTTTACTCCTTGGGCGATGGCCCCATTGAGGAGCAAgaagacagcagcagacacagagttGTATCAGATGTTTTTATGTGA